A region from the Desulfomarina profundi genome encodes:
- a CDS encoding peptidase U32 family protein — translation MKEKKRRKKSVPRLPELLAPAGNYEKLVTAIHYGADAVYLGGRQFSLRAKAGNFSDEMIRAGVVYGHEHGVKLYVTVNIFAHNSDLEGLEEYLLLLQKTEVDGIIVADPGIFAVARRVVPSLPIHLSTQANVTNYGSASFWFDQGAVRLNLARELSLQEIETIRRKVEGELEIFVHGAICISYSGRCMLSNYMTGRDANRGNCAHPCRYSYSLVEEKRPGELFPVEEDDRGTYIFNAKDLCLLEKLPQLVSTGVDSLKIEGRMKSIFYVGGTVRIYRAALDYLADLPAEAWDKPDKIVLPEEFMEETARIGTRGTSENFILEKPGAEEMIYSSSRARQSYEPVAVIRKRGEIPLVEIRNTVFPGEMVEYMFPSMELIRVRIVELIDEDGAKRDKANPGNTLFLQTEPPLVQGQVNGILRRKRR, via the coding sequence ATGAAAGAAAAAAAAAGACGCAAAAAATCAGTTCCACGGTTGCCTGAACTGCTGGCTCCTGCGGGAAATTATGAAAAACTTGTTACAGCCATCCACTACGGGGCAGATGCCGTGTACCTCGGGGGCAGACAGTTCAGCCTGCGGGCCAAGGCGGGAAACTTCAGCGATGAGATGATTCGCGCCGGGGTGGTGTACGGTCATGAGCATGGGGTGAAACTCTATGTGACGGTCAATATATTTGCCCATAACAGTGACCTTGAGGGGCTGGAAGAGTATCTGCTTCTCCTGCAGAAGACGGAAGTGGACGGTATAATTGTAGCTGATCCCGGCATTTTTGCCGTTGCCCGGCGGGTTGTTCCCTCGTTACCCATCCATCTTTCCACCCAGGCCAATGTGACCAACTATGGTTCCGCATCCTTCTGGTTTGATCAGGGGGCCGTCCGGCTCAACCTGGCGCGGGAACTCTCTTTGCAGGAAATTGAAACCATCAGGAGAAAGGTGGAGGGTGAGCTGGAAATCTTTGTTCATGGCGCCATCTGTATTTCCTATTCGGGCAGGTGCATGCTTTCCAACTATATGACGGGTAGGGATGCCAACCGTGGCAACTGTGCTCATCCGTGCCGCTACAGCTACAGTCTGGTGGAGGAAAAGCGTCCCGGCGAGCTGTTTCCGGTGGAGGAAGATGACCGGGGTACCTATATATTCAATGCCAAGGATCTCTGTCTGCTGGAGAAGCTGCCTCAGCTGGTTTCGACCGGTGTGGATTCCCTGAAAATTGAAGGGCGGATGAAGTCGATTTTTTACGTGGGAGGAACGGTACGGATTTACAGAGCAGCCCTTGATTATCTGGCCGATCTTCCGGCTGAAGCCTGGGACAAGCCTGATAAAATCGTACTTCCAGAGGAGTTTATGGAAGAAACAGCCAGGATTGGTACTCGAGGAACAAGCGAGAATTTCATTCTTGAGAAACCGGGTGCAGAAGAGATGATCTATTCTTCATCCCGGGCCAGGCAGAGTTATGAACCGGTGGCAGTTATCCGTAAAAGGGGCGAGATACCTCTGGTCGAGATACGCAATACAGTTTTCCCCGGGGAAATGGTGGAATACATGTTTCCCTCCATGGAGTTGATACGGGTCCGTATCGTGGAGTTGATTGATGAAGATGGGGCAAAAAGGGACAAAGCTAATCCCGGTAATACCTTGTTTTTACAGACGGAACCTCCCCTGGTCCAAGGGCAGGTCAACGGGATACTGAGGCGGAAACGAAGGTAG
- a CDS encoding 7-cyano-7-deazaguanine synthase — MSRQKTGIAMSGGVDSTACALLLQKQGEVEGFFMRLHQPDFEKQKERVKSIAEKLSIKLNIIDLRNEFEEKVLDYFTSHYFKGLTPNPCVVCNREIKFGLFFDRMMGHGMDMAATGHYANLVCIDGIYHLYCGTDRSKDQSYFLSRLDQRQLSRVIFPLGGMEKEQTYRLVEEHGFDDFRGIESQDVCFLEGGKISCFLEKRAPGNFTMVQSLPAREKSSVNTGAFSATQSASEKDLVSPAATPFMSPHLTQPRAVLS; from the coding sequence GTGAGCAGACAGAAAACAGGTATCGCCATGAGCGGCGGAGTGGACTCCACCGCCTGCGCCCTTCTTTTACAAAAACAGGGTGAAGTCGAAGGCTTTTTCATGCGACTTCACCAGCCTGATTTTGAAAAACAGAAAGAGCGGGTAAAGAGCATCGCCGAAAAACTTTCCATCAAACTGAACATCATTGACCTGAGAAACGAATTCGAAGAAAAAGTTCTCGACTATTTCACCAGCCACTACTTCAAGGGACTCACGCCGAATCCCTGTGTGGTCTGCAACCGGGAAATTAAATTCGGCCTCTTTTTCGACAGAATGATGGGCCATGGCATGGATATGGCAGCGACAGGCCATTACGCGAACCTGGTCTGCATCGACGGAATTTATCATCTTTATTGCGGTACCGACAGGTCAAAGGATCAGTCCTATTTTCTCTCACGCCTTGACCAGCGACAACTCTCAAGAGTCATCTTTCCCCTGGGCGGTATGGAAAAGGAACAGACATACAGACTGGTTGAAGAGCACGGATTTGATGATTTCCGCGGAATTGAGAGCCAGGATGTCTGTTTTCTGGAAGGCGGGAAAATTTCCTGCTTTCTAGAAAAAAGAGCCCCCGGGAACTTCACCATGGTTCAATCGTTACCCGCTCGGGAAAAAAGCTCGGTGAACACAGGGGCATTTTCCGCTACACAATCGGCCAGCGAAAAGGACTTGGTATCTCCAGCAGCCACCCCCTTTATGTCACCGCACTTGACCCAGCCACGGGCAGTGTTATCGTAG
- a CDS encoding CinA family nicotinamide mononucleotide deamidase-related protein has product MKVEIIAIGDELTSGRILNTTSAFAARNLFDAGYEIYAMHTIGDSPSLIGEALKRAIARVDAIVVTGGLGSTDDDLTNEAVSRALNRPTMPNLEILSNIRAHLDEITNAPVGELEKLAWLPKGAQALSPESRMAGYQLIHEDKPIFFLPGVPSQMKVLMVDHVLPTLATWHKDHHLTTYQKIFRIFNLPEAEVNRRIATVDLDPDVHIGYYPVFPEVHLSLTVRDKQTNNARRLFKSACKAINTVLGDSIYGHDRDSMERIVGRLLIKNDLNLAVAESCTGGLISKKLTDTPGSSAYFLGGIISYANSLKSCYLEVPDSLLENVGAVSREVAETMAVTVRTGSSADIGLSVTGIAGPDGGTEEKPVGTVYIGIATEEENWVTKFRFSGNRRQIRTLTAQSGLDLVRKYLLQQDLEEETA; this is encoded by the coding sequence ATGAAGGTTGAAATCATAGCCATCGGCGATGAACTGACTTCCGGCAGGATCCTCAACACCACCAGTGCTTTTGCCGCCAGAAATCTTTTTGATGCGGGGTATGAAATCTATGCCATGCACACCATCGGTGACAGCCCCAGCCTGATCGGTGAAGCGCTGAAACGGGCCATCGCCAGGGTCGATGCCATAGTAGTAACCGGCGGACTCGGTTCAACGGATGACGACCTCACCAATGAAGCTGTCTCCAGGGCATTGAATCGCCCGACCATGCCCAACCTGGAAATTCTCTCCAATATTCGCGCCCACCTGGATGAAATCACCAACGCCCCCGTGGGGGAACTGGAAAAACTGGCATGGCTGCCCAAGGGGGCCCAGGCCCTCAGTCCCGAATCCCGCATGGCCGGCTACCAACTCATCCATGAGGATAAACCGATCTTTTTCCTGCCTGGTGTTCCCAGCCAGATGAAGGTCCTGATGGTGGACCATGTACTGCCAACCCTGGCAACCTGGCACAAGGATCACCATCTCACAACCTACCAGAAAATTTTCCGTATCTTCAACCTGCCCGAGGCGGAAGTGAACCGTCGTATCGCCACTGTGGACCTTGATCCGGATGTACATATCGGTTATTACCCTGTCTTCCCGGAAGTGCATTTAAGCCTCACCGTCCGGGACAAGCAAACCAATAATGCCAGGCGGTTGTTCAAGTCCGCCTGTAAGGCGATCAACACCGTTCTAGGCGACTCGATCTACGGTCACGACCGTGATTCCATGGAGCGGATTGTCGGCAGGCTTCTTATCAAAAACGACCTGAACCTGGCAGTTGCAGAATCATGTACGGGAGGACTGATCTCTAAAAAACTCACCGATACGCCCGGCAGTTCCGCCTATTTTCTTGGTGGGATTATTTCCTATGCAAACTCCCTTAAAAGCTGCTATCTTGAAGTGCCCGACAGTCTGCTGGAAAATGTTGGAGCTGTCAGCAGAGAAGTTGCGGAAACCATGGCAGTTACAGTCAGAACAGGCAGCAGCGCAGATATCGGTTTGTCGGTAACAGGTATTGCCGGACCCGACGGCGGTACTGAGGAGAAACCGGTTGGCACTGTCTATATCGGTATCGCCACTGAAGAGGAAAACTGGGTCACTAAATTTCGTTTCTCTGGAAACCGAAGGCAGATTCGCACCCTTACAGCCCAGAGCGGGCTGGATCTGGTACGCAAATATCTTCTGCAACAGGATCTTGAGGAAGAAACTGCCTGA
- the mtaB gene encoding tRNA (N(6)-L-threonylcarbamoyladenosine(37)-C(2))-methylthiotransferase MtaB gives MMLFSDDRESSAKLNFDRNQVMGDLNFPLRKMKKKIFIKTLGCKVNQYESASFLTGFTEAGYSQVNGKDEADIVVINTCAVTAKAGAQSRQTIRQAARNNPDARIIVTGCFAEIGTDELKNDEVLKNRDIVFIGNSSKDTLVHTSTQGTSLPFLPGSIRETKTICHLPVKRFDDQARAWLRIQDGCESFCTYCIVPYTRGRSRSLSREEVINQAKIFEQQGHREIVLTGIHLGYYGRDLEAGTDLVSILDELSRTTPDVAYRISSLEPLEISDKLLSLMVERANIQPHLHIPLQSGNDEILKRMNRRYSTAQFREVLEKIRCNLPEAALGIDILAGFPGETDEQFEDGLNFLNSLPFTYLHVFPYSIRPGTVAAKFPNQVNGRTKEKRVARLQELSKQKKATFYASQLGRSLPVLVEGRRDRNGYLKGFTSNYVSVIFRGPDTFYHTRTTVQLVSLHGEHVLARPEEDNEG, from the coding sequence ATGATGTTGTTTTCTGATGACCGGGAAAGCTCAGCCAAATTGAATTTTGATCGTAATCAGGTCATGGGTGACCTTAATTTTCCACTTCGTAAAATGAAAAAAAAGATTTTTATCAAGACCCTGGGCTGCAAGGTCAACCAGTATGAATCAGCCTCCTTTCTTACCGGCTTTACCGAGGCCGGGTACAGCCAGGTTAACGGGAAAGATGAGGCGGATATTGTTGTCATCAATACCTGCGCGGTAACAGCAAAGGCAGGCGCCCAGTCGAGGCAGACCATCCGCCAGGCCGCCCGAAACAATCCGGATGCCCGCATAATCGTAACCGGCTGTTTTGCCGAAATCGGCACAGATGAGCTGAAGAACGATGAAGTTTTAAAAAACAGGGATATTGTCTTTATCGGGAACAGCAGCAAAGACACCCTGGTACATACCAGTACACAGGGGACATCTCTTCCATTTCTTCCCGGCTCCATTCGCGAAACAAAAACAATCTGTCACCTGCCGGTAAAACGGTTTGATGACCAGGCCCGCGCCTGGCTGCGAATCCAGGATGGCTGCGAAAGCTTCTGCACCTACTGTATTGTCCCCTACACCAGGGGCCGCAGCAGGAGCCTCAGCCGGGAAGAAGTGATAAACCAGGCAAAAATATTCGAGCAGCAGGGTCACCGGGAAATCGTTCTCACGGGTATCCACCTGGGATACTACGGCCGTGATCTGGAAGCCGGAACGGACCTGGTTTCCATTCTTGATGAACTCTCCCGGACAACTCCTGATGTTGCCTATCGCATAAGTTCCCTTGAACCTCTTGAAATTTCTGATAAACTTTTATCGTTGATGGTCGAGAGAGCAAATATCCAACCCCATCTCCATATTCCCCTGCAGAGTGGAAATGATGAAATTCTCAAACGGATGAACCGGAGATATTCCACCGCGCAGTTCAGGGAGGTCCTGGAAAAAATCCGCTGCAACCTGCCCGAAGCGGCCCTGGGTATTGATATCCTCGCCGGTTTTCCCGGGGAAACTGATGAACAGTTTGAGGACGGCCTAAACTTTCTCAACTCCCTGCCCTTTACCTATCTCCATGTCTTTCCCTACTCCATCCGTCCCGGTACGGTTGCCGCAAAGTTCCCCAACCAGGTGAACGGCAGAACAAAGGAAAAACGGGTTGCACGACTCCAGGAACTGAGCAAACAGAAAAAAGCCACGTTTTACGCCAGTCAGCTCGGCAGAAGCCTGCCGGTACTGGTTGAAGGCAGAAGAGACAGAAATGGTTATTTAAAAGGATTTACAAGCAACTACGTATCCGTTATTTTTAGAGGTCCCGACACTTTTTACCATACCAGAACCACCGTGCAGCTTGTCTCTCTGCATGGAGAACATGTACTCGCGCGACCGGAGGAAGACAATGAAGGTTGA
- a CDS encoding aminomethyltransferase beta-barrel domain-containing protein yields the protein MFRYTIGQRKGLGISSSHPLYVTALDPATGSVIVGGNEELLKTSIRVKDLHWLSGTPPENRKKYTVRIRYSHRGASATLVLGNNNEGHFLFDEPQRAITPGQYAVIYIENELLGSGIITGSATAL from the coding sequence ATTTTCCGCTACACAATCGGCCAGCGAAAAGGACTTGGTATCTCCAGCAGCCACCCCCTTTATGTCACCGCACTTGACCCAGCCACGGGCAGTGTTATCGTAGGAGGTAACGAGGAACTGCTGAAGACCTCCATCCGGGTAAAAGACCTGCACTGGCTGAGTGGCACTCCCCCGGAAAACAGGAAGAAATATACGGTCAGAATACGTTACAGCCACCGGGGGGCCAGCGCGACACTGGTCCTTGGAAACAATAATGAAGGACACTTCCTCTTTGATGAACCTCAACGGGCCATAACTCCTGGACAGTATGCGGTAATATATATTGAGAATGAGCTGCTCGGCTCCGGAATCATTACCGGATCCGCAACAGCTTTATGA